Genomic window (Bacteroidota bacterium):
CGCGCGTGAGAGCGGGCCCCTGTGGACGGGCCGCGCCTCACGCGCCTCCGACGCTCCTTCGCCACCCCCGCCGCCTGTGCCGGACGCCACGACCGCGGACACCGCCCGTGCAGACGCTGACGCCGCCGGGTCCGAACTCCCCGACCTCGTCCTCCCCGACTACCCCTCGCTCCCCGCGATTCACTCCTCAACACCCCAAGCACCATGACCCGCTCTTTCCCCCGCCGCACCGCCCTCGCGGTTCTCCTCGCCGCCCCGCTCACCCTCGCCGCCTGCGCCGACGGCGCGGACGAGCGACCCGACACGCCCGAGACAGTCGCCGAGGCCACCGGCGAGACGCACACCATGCCCGACGGCACCGAGATGGATGGCGCCGAGCACGAGCACATTGCCTCCGCCGACGGAGAGGCCGCCTCGCCCGAGATGGTCGACGGCGTCCAGGTCATCGAGATCGAGGCCGGGCGGATGGGCTACCAACCCCGCCAGATCGCCCTCGAGGCCGGCGTCCCCGCCCGCCTCGTCTTCACGCGGACCGTCGAGGGCGAGTGCTCGTCCCAGATCACGATCCCGGCCTACGACGTCCCGACCACGGACCTCCCCCTCGGCGAGCCCGTCGCCGTCGAGTTCACGCCGGCGGAGGCTGGCGAGGTCGAGTTCGTCTGCGGCATGGACATGCAGCGGGGCACGATTGCGATCGCCTCCTAGGCCCGTGAGACCGGACGACCACCCAGAACCGAGCGCCTCCGATGTCGCCGAGCGGGACCGCCTGCTGACGGCGGCCCACGCGCTCGGGCTCCCCGTCCCCGACGCGCTGGTGACGGCCCCACTCGGCGCGGTGCGCCGCGCCGTCCGCCAGCGCGCAGAGGCCCGGCTCGTGGCGGTCGAGGCCCAAACCGCCACGCTTGAGCGGGACCGTGCCGTCCTCGCCGGGCTCCTCACCGACGCCTCTGGCGATGCCTGACGCAGCCCCCGACCCCTGGACCGACCGCGTCCGAGCGGTCTACGACCGGACGGCGAGGGGGTACGACCTCGCGCTCGCGGCCCTCGCCGGGGTCGGCTTCCGGTCTGGCGCCTACCGGCGCCACGCCGTCAGGGCGCTCGGCGTCCGCCCTGGCCAGACTGTCCTCGACGTCGGGTGTGGGACGGGCCGCAACCTCCCGCTCCTCGCCCGCGCCGTGGGGGAGCAGGGGCGTGTCGTCGGCCTCGACGTCTCCTCGGGCGCCCTCGGCCGCGCCCGCCAGCGGACGCGCGGGCTGCCCCAGGTCGAGCTGGTACATGCCGACGCGCGGTTGGCCGACCTCGGCACGCCCGACCGCGTCCTCGCCACGTTCTCGCTCTCGATGATGCCGGACCCCGAGGCCGTCATCGCGCGCGCCGTCGGATCTCTCGCCGAGGGTGGGCGAATCGCCGTACTCGACTTCCGCATCCCCCGCCGCTGGCCGGGGCTCGTCCAGCGGGCGGCGTTCGCCGTCGCCGCCCCGCTCGGCGAGACGTGGGAGATGGCCCGCCGCGACCTCCGCCCCGCGCTCTACCGCCACGCGCCCATAGACACCGACCGCTCGTTCTTCTTTGGCGGCGTCTACCTCGGCGCCGGCGCACCCCCACTCCCATGACACGCAACACCCGCTTCGCTCTTTGGTCCGCCGCCCTTCACGGCGCCTGGGAGTATGCCCAGTGCCCCCCGTTCTACGACATGACGGGCCTGCCGGAGTCCAAGCACGACGCGCTCATGGCGGCGGCCACCGCCGGCGACGTCGCGATCAACTTCGGGGTGTCGGCCGTCGCCGAGCGCCTCGTCGGCCGCCAGCCCGTCCGGCGTCTTTCGCCCGCCGGGACCGCCGCACTTGTAGGCGTCGGGTTCGTGGCGGCCGTCGGACTCGAATGGGCCGCGCAGCGCCTCGGCCTCTGGCGCTACACCGACCGGATGCCGACAGTCCGCGTGGCCGGCTACGACGTCGGCCTGCTCCCCATCGCCCAGGTGACGGCGTTGCCAGCCCTGTCGGCGTGGGCGGCGAAACGCAGGGATATGACTACCTGACAAGGATTTAAGGCGACGGACAGGTTCGGCACAGGGAGCCCGGAGCACCTTCCGCGCTCCCCCCGAACCGCGTATGGACGCCGCCGCCTCGCGCGTCGCCAACCTCGACCTGCTCCGCGCCGTCGCTATCGCGCTCGTCGTCCCCGTCAACATGGTCGGCGAGGGCATCCTCGATGTCGGTCCCGGAGCGGCCCGCGTGTTCGAGTCGGGATGGATCGGCGTCGACCTCTTTTTCGTGCTCTCAGGCTGGCTCGTCGGCGGGCTCTACTGGCGCGAGCTCGGCCGTTACGGCGATGTCGAGGTCGGCCGGTTCTGGGCGCGGCGCTGGCTCCGCACCATCCCGCCCTACCTCATCGCGCTCGTCGTCGTCTGGGGCCTCCGCGACGTGTTCACGGCCGACGCGGACCCGTTCGACTGGCGCTACCTCGTGTTCGCCCAGAACTACACCGGGATGCCGTACTGGGGCGTGAGCTGGTCGCTCTGCATCGAGGAGCACTTCTACCTCGGGCTCCCGCTTGTGCTCGGACTCGCGCGGCGCGTGCGAGGCGGCGTGCCGCTCGCGCTCGGCGCCGCGGCGCTCCTCTCGCTCGTGGCCCGCGTGCTCACGGTCCCCGATGGCGCTTCGCCGTGGGGCCTGCACTACACGGCGACCCACATGCGGCTCGAAGGGCTCGCGCTCGGCGTCGCTGCGGCCCACGTGTACTACCGGAGGCCCGAGCTCTGGCCCCGGCTCCGACGATCGGGGCGGGCGCTCGCGCTCCCCGGCCTCGCGTTCGTCGCCTCAATCCCCTGGCTTCCGCCCGACGTCGCCAACCGGTTCGCGTACTCGGGCGTGGCCGTCGCCTTCCTGGCCGTCGTCGTCGTCCTCGCCGACCGGCGCCCCGTCGTGTTCGCCGCCTCGTCCTTCGTCCGCGGCGCCGCGCTCACGTCGTACAGCGTCTACATGACGCATACGGTCGCCCTCGACGTGTACCGGCGGCTCGTCATCGACTCTTTTCCGAGTGTCCCCGTAGCGGTCCACGT
Coding sequences:
- a CDS encoding acyltransferase, translating into MDAAASRVANLDLLRAVAIALVVPVNMVGEGILDVGPGAARVFESGWIGVDLFFVLSGWLVGGLYWRELGRYGDVEVGRFWARRWLRTIPPYLIALVVVWGLRDVFTADADPFDWRYLVFAQNYTGMPYWGVSWSLCIEEHFYLGLPLVLGLARRVRGGVPLALGAAALLSLVARVLTVPDGASPWGLHYTATHMRLEGLALGVAAAHVYYRRPELWPRLRRSGRALALPGLAFVASIPWLPPDVANRFAYSGVAVAFLAVVVVLADRRPVVFAASSFVRGAALTSYSVYMTHTVALDVYRRLVIDSFPSVPVAVHVVASLVAVGAVGAAFYHVVERPTLRLRRRLAPRRSDVPSPALASGYGEIHESKHA
- a CDS encoding cupredoxin domain-containing protein, with the protein product MTRSFPRRTALAVLLAAPLTLAACADGADERPDTPETVAEATGETHTMPDGTEMDGAEHEHIASADGEAASPEMVDGVQVIEIEAGRMGYQPRQIALEAGVPARLVFTRTVEGECSSQITIPAYDVPTTDLPLGEPVAVEFTPAEAGEVEFVCGMDMQRGTIAIAS
- a CDS encoding methyltransferase domain-containing protein, whose amino-acid sequence is MPDAAPDPWTDRVRAVYDRTARGYDLALAALAGVGFRSGAYRRHAVRALGVRPGQTVLDVGCGTGRNLPLLARAVGEQGRVVGLDVSSGALGRARQRTRGLPQVELVHADARLADLGTPDRVLATFSLSMMPDPEAVIARAVGSLAEGGRIAVLDFRIPRRWPGLVQRAAFAVAAPLGETWEMARRDLRPALYRHAPIDTDRSFFFGGVYLGAGAPPLP